A region of Maniola jurtina chromosome 18, ilManJurt1.1, whole genome shotgun sequence DNA encodes the following proteins:
- the LOC123874314 gene encoding piggyBac transposable element-derived protein 4-like: MASRQPLNPDEIALILEQDEDYSPQDTDSEEEDCVSEDDVRSDFEDDVVDVIENTTPEDRLEEPEQTDPSSESHQLEVTPSSSRRIITLSQRSIRGKNNNIWATVKGRSTGRTSAINIVRINRGPARMCRNIVDPLLCFQLFIKDEIVEEIVKWTNVEMVRKRENLKEISASYRDTTETEIWALIGILTLTAVMKDNHLSAGELFNASFSGSRYVSVMSRERFEFLLRSLRMDDKSLRATHRQEDAFIPIRKIWEIFINQCRLNYIPGTHLTVDEQLLGFRGRCPFRMYIPNKPDKYGIKFPMICDASTKYMIDAIPYLGKSTKTNGLPLGEFYVKELTKTVHGSNRNITCDNWFTSVPLAKSLLKAPYNLTLVGTIRSNKREIPEEIKNSRSRPVGSSMFCFDGPLTLVSYKPKPSKMVYCLSSCDEDAVINQNNGKPDMILFYNQTKGGVDSFDQMCSSMSSKRKTNRWPMAVFYGMLNMAFVNSYVIYCHNKLAKKEKPLNRKDFMKKLSTELTTPWMQKRLEAPTLKRTLRESIASILNTEAQPITQSSSGEPEPKKRRYCGFCYYKKKRMTKTQCSKCKKPICGEHNIDICRDCV; encoded by the coding sequence ATGGCGTCCCGTCAACCTTTGAATCCAGATGAAATAGCATTGATTTTGGAACAGGACGAAGATTATTCTCCTCAAGATACAGACTCTGAAGAGGAAGATTGTGTTTCGGAAGATGATGTCAGGAGTGACTTTGAGGACGACGTGGTTGACGTCATAGAAAATACAACTCCAGAAGATAGGCTAGAGGAGCCTGAACAAACTGACCCTTCCTCAGAATCCCATCAACTTGAGGTAACACCATCGTCTTCTCGCAGAATAATAACATTATCTCAACGTTCGATTCgcggaaaaaataataatatatgggcGACAGTAAAAGGGCGATCTACAGGCCGAACTTCTGCAATAAATATTGTACGCATAAATAGAGGGCCTGCTCGAATGTGTAGAAATATCGTTGACCCTTTGCTTTGTTTTCAACTATTTATCAAAGATGAAATCGTTGAAGAGATTGTGAAATGGACAAACGTTGAAATGGTTCGAAAACGTGAAAACTTGAAGGAAATTTCAGCAAGCTACAGAGATACCACTGAAACGGAAATCTGGGCCCTTATAGGAATACTCACGTTAACAGCTGTAATGAAAGATAATCATTTATCCGCTGGTGAGTTGTTCAATGCTTCGTTCTCTGGCTCTCGCTATGTCTCTGTTATGAGCCGAGAGAGATTTGAATTTCTATTGCGAAGCTTGAGAATGGATGACAAATCTTTGCGAGCAACTCATCGACAGGAAGACGCTTTTATTCCTATCAGAAAGATTTGGGAAATATTCATCAATCAATGTAGACTGAATTACATACCTGGCACACACTTAACTGTTGACGAACAATTGTTGGGTTTCCGCGGCCGGTGCCCTTTCCGtatgtatatacctaataaGCCGGATAAATATGGGATAAAATTTCCAATGATATGTGATGCTTCAACAAAATACATGATAGATGCCATACCTTACCTTGGGAAAAGCACGAAGACGAATGGTTTGCCCCTAGGAGAGTTTTATGTGAAGGAGTTGACTAAAACAGTGCACGGATCAAACAGAAATATAACATGCGATAACTGGTTTACTTCTGTCCCACTGGCGAAGAGCTTGCTAAAGGCTCCGTATAATTTGACATTAGTTGGGACCATACGATCAAATAAGAGAGAAATTCCGGAAGAAATAAAGAATTCACGTTCGCGCCCGGTAGGTTCTTCAATGTTTTGCTTTGACGGACCTTTGACTTTGGTTTCATATAAACCCAAGCCATCAAAGATGGTTTACTGTTTATCGTCGTGTGATGAAGATGctgtaataaatcaaaataatggAAAACCTGAcatgatattattttacaatcaaACTAAGGGTGGCGTTGATTCATTCGATCAAATGTGTTCCTCGATGTCTTCTAAGAGGAAAACTAATAGATGGCCTATGGCGGTTTTTTATGGCATGTTGAACATGGCTTTTGTGAATTCATATGTTATTTACTGTCACAACAAGTTGGCTAAAAAAGAGAAACCACTTAACCGAAAAGATTTTATGAAGAAATTGAGTACAGAATTGACAACGCCCTGGATGCAAAAAAGATTAGAGGCACCTACTTTGAAAAGGACCTTGCGTGAAAGCATAGCAAGTATACTGAATACAGAGGCACAACCAATAACACAAAGTTCCAGTGGTGAGCCAGAACCAAAGAAACGACGTTATTGCGGTttttgttattataaaaaaaaaagaatgacgAAAACACAGTGCTCTAAGTGCAAAAAACCCATATGTGGAGAGCATAACATTGACATTTGCCGAGACTGTGTCTAA